In Vidua chalybeata isolate OUT-0048 chromosome 9, bVidCha1 merged haplotype, whole genome shotgun sequence, a genomic segment contains:
- the ZYG11B gene encoding protein zyg-11 homolog B, whose translation MEEASPYSLLDICLNFLTANLEKFCTERQDGTFCLQEPGMFPQEVADRLLQTMAFHGLLNDGTVGIFRGNQMRLKRACIRKAKISAVAFRKAFCHHKLVELDATGVNADITITDIISGLGSNKWIQQNLQCLVLNSLTLSLEDPYERCFSQLSGLRALSITNVLFYNEDLADVASLPRLESLDISNTSVTDITALLTCKDRLKSLTMHHLKCLKMTTTQILDVIRELKYLNHLDISDDKQFTSDIALRLLEQKDILPNLVSLDISGRKHVTDKAVQAFILQRPTMQFVGLLATDAGYSEFLTGEGNLKVSGEANETQISEALKRYSERAFFVREALFHLFSLTHVMEKTKPEILKLVVIGMRNHPLNLPVQLAASACVFNLTKQDLAAGMPVRLLADVTHLLLKAMEHFPNHQQLQKNCLLSLCSDRILQDVPFNRFEAAKLVMQWLCNHEDQNMQRMAVAIISILAAKLSTEQTAQLGAELFIVRQLLQIVKQKTNQNLVDTTLKFTLSALWNLTDESPTTCRHFIENQGLELFMRVLESFPSESSIQQKVLGLLNNIAEVKELHSELMWKDFIDHISKLLHSVEVEVSYFAAGIIAHLISRGEQAWTLSRSQRTSLLEQLHTAILNWPTPECEMVAYRSFNPFFPLLGCFMTPGVQLWAVWAMQHVCSKNPARYCSMLIEEGGLQHLYNIKENVHTDPHVQRIAVAILDSLEKHIMRHGRPPPCRKQQQTKPN comes from the exons ATG GAGGAAGCTTCTCCATATTCTTTACTTGATATCTGTTTGAATTTCCTGACTGCCAACCTAGAGAAGTTCTGCACAGAAAGGCAAGATGGAACATTTTGCTTGCAGGAGCCAGGAATGTTCCCTCAAGAAGTGGCTGATCGACTGCTGCAGACAATGGCATTTCATG GGCTTCTGAACGATGGGACCGTGGGCATCTTCCGAGGCAACCAGATGCGCTTGAAGCGAGCCTGTATCCGCAAAGCCAAAATCTCCGCCGTGGCTTTCCGCAAAGCCTTCTGCCATCACAagctggtggagctggatgCCACGGGGGTGAATGCAGATATAACAATCACAGACATTATCAGTGGACTGGGCAGCAATAAGTGGATCCAGCAGAATCTGCAGTGCCTGGTGCTGAACTCACTGACTCTTTCTCTGGAAGACCCCTACGAGAGGTGTTTCAGTCAGCTGTCCGGGCTCCGCGCGTTGAGCATCACCAACGTGCTCTTCTACAACGAGGACTTGGCAGATGTTGCTTCTCTTCCCAGGCTGGAAAGTCTGGATATATCCAACACCTCTGTCACTGACATAACAGCACTCCTCACCTGCAAAGACAGGCTCAAGTCTTTGACCATGCACCATCTGAAATGCTTGAAAATGACCACAACCCAGATTCTGGATGTTATAAGAGAACTAAAATACCTGAATCACCTTGATATTTCAGATGACAAACAGTTCACATCGGACATAGCTCTTCGTTTACTGGAACAGAAAGATATCTTGCCTAACCTTGTGTCTTTGGacatttctggaagaaaacatgTCACAGATAAAGCTGTGCAAGCATTCATTCTGCAGCGGCCCACGATGCAGTTTGTAGGACTGCTAGCTACTGATGCCGGCTACTCAGAGTTCTTAACAGGAGAAGGAAACCTGAAG GTGTCAGGAGAAGCAAATGAAACTCAGATTTCAGAAGCACTGAAGCGGTACAGTGAACGGGCCTTCTTTGTGAGAGAAGCACTCTTTCATTTATTCAGCCTGACACATGTAATGGAAAAAACTAAGCCTGAAATTTTAAAG ctggtggtGATCGGCATGAGGAACCACCCCCTGAACCTGCCCGTGCAGCTGGCGGCGAGCGCCTGCGTCTTCAACCTCACCAAGCAGGACCTGGCGGCCGGGATGCCCGTGCGGCTCCTGGCAGACGTCACTCACCTGCTCCTCAAGGCCATGGAGCACTTCCCAAATCATCAGCAG ctgcAAAAGAATTGCCTTCTTTCACTATGCAGTGACAGAATCCTTCAGGATGTCCCATTTAACAG GTTTGAAGCAGCAAAACTTGTTATGCAGTGGCTGTGCAATCATGAAGATCAAAACATGCAAAGGATGGCTGTAGCCATAATTTCCATTCTTGCTGCAAAG CTTTCAACAGAGCAAACAGCTCAACTTGGTGCAGAACTCTTCATTGTTAGG caacTTCTACAAATAGTGAAACAGAAAACGAATCAGAATCTTGTAGATACCACCCTCAAGTTCACATTGAGTGCACTTTGGAACCTCACAGATGAATCTCCAACAACGTGTCGGCACTTTATTGAAAACCAAGGGCTAGAACTTTTCATGAGAGTATTAGAG TCTTTTCCATCTGAATCATCCATCCAACAGAAAGTTCTTGGACTTTTG AATAACATAGCTGAAGTTAAAGAGCTCCATTCTGAATTAATGTGGAAGGACTTCATAGACCACATCAGTAAATTGTTGCACAGTGTGGAGGTGGAAGTCAGCTACTTTGCAGCAGGGATTATTGCTCATCTGATATCCCGAGGAGAGCAGGCCTGGACATTAAGTCGCAGCCAGAGGACATCTCTCCTTGAACAGCTG CATACTGCCATTTTGAATTGGCCAACCCCAGAATGTGAGATGGTGGCTTACAG gtctTTCAATCCATTTTTTCCACTACTTGGCTGTTTTATGACACCTGGTGTCCAGTTATGGGCAGTGTGGGCCATGCAGCATGTCTGCAGCAAAAATC CCGCCAGATACTGCAGCATGTTAATTGAAGAAGGTGGTTTGCAGCATTTGTACAACATCAAGGAAAATGTCCACACTGATCCCCATGTCCAAAGGATTGCTGTTGCCATCCTGGATAGTTTAGAAAAACACATTATGCGACATGGGAGACCACCACCATgtagaaaacagcaacaaactAAACCAAACTGA
- the LOC128792010 gene encoding cytochrome c oxidase assembly factor 7 codes for MAGFINFADEEEVRAYLENLHVEYSYQCFKEKDPDGCQRFADYLDAVRKDFVAAARVLRDNCEVHGHSESCYKLGAYQALGKGGLNPDLKAAYKSFIKSCEKGGKKSANACHSAGLLAQDGKANDGQPDPVVARDYYTKACDGNFAPSCFNLSVIYLQGAPGVPKDMSHALKYSLKGCELGHVWACANASRMYKLGDGVEKNDAKAEDLKNRAKQLHKEQKEAASSLTFGE; via the exons ATGGCCGGCTTCATCAACTTCGCGGACGAGGAGGAGGTGCGGGCGTACCTGGAGAACCTGCACGTGGAGTACAGCTACCAGTGCTTCAAGGAGAAGGACCCGGACG GCTGCCAGCGCTTCGCCGATTACCTGGACGCCGTGAGGAAGGACTTCGTGGCGGCGGCGCGGGTGCTGCGCGACAACTGCGAGGTGCACGGGCACAGCGAGAGCTGCTACAAACTGGGGGCCTACCAGGCCCTCGGCAAAG GTGGACTCAACCCAGATTTGAAAGCTGCCTACAAATCTTTCATCAAGTCCTGTGAGAAAGGTGGGAAGAAGTCAGCAAATGCGTGTCACAGCGCTGGGCTGCTGGCCCAGGACGGGAAAGCCAACGATGGTCAGCCTGACCCTGTTGTTGCTAGAGACTATTACACAAAAGCCTGTGATGGCAATTTTGCTCCCAGCTGCTTCAACCTGAGTGTGATATACCTGCAGGGAGCACCTGGGGTCCCCAAGGACATGAGCCATGCCTTGAAGTACTCGCTGAAAGGCTGTGAGCTGGGGCACGTGTGGGCTTGTGCCAATGCCAGCCGCATGTACAAACTGGGAGATGGTGTTGAGAAGAATGATGCTAAGGCAGAGGATCTGAAAAACAGGGCAAAACAGTTGcataaagaacagaaagaagctgcaaGTTCTCTAACATTTGGGGAGTAA